A window from Enterocloster bolteae encodes these proteins:
- a CDS encoding NADH-ubiquinone oxidoreductase-F iron-sulfur binding region domain-containing protein — MDAVKNRDDLLSIKEEYLRRQKSYRRQVLVCGGAGCISSNCGEVRDALIKSVSTYKLDDEVKVMVTGCMGTCAMGPVILVEPEGIFYTKMNPEKAEDVVARHLLKDEVCEEYTYFDEDEGVHVPRMEDIPFFKGQVRVALRNCGHMEYASLEAYISRDGYGALARALSEMTPAQVVEEMKAAGLRGRGGAGFPTGVKWEAGMKAVSEDGRKFMVCNADEGDPGAFMDRSILEGDPHSIIEGMMLGGYAIGASKGYVYVRAEYPIAVERLGNAIDQARKAGILGENVMGSGFSFDLEIRIGAGAFVCGEETSLLASIEGKRGEPRQKPPFPFEKGLFESPTIINNVETLANAAPIILNGSQWYRGFGTEKSAGTKVFALAGDIVNAGIIEVPMGTILGDIIYKIGGGIIGGKKFKAIQSGGPSGGCLTKTHLNTPVDYESLSSLGAIMGSGGLIVMNEDTCMVDTARYFMDFICDESCGKCLPCRNGTRRMLEILERITEGKGQPEDLELLEELAGTIQQTAMCGLGQTAPNPVLSTLKYFRSEYEAHIYEKHCSAGVCAELQTSPCRNACPANVFIPGYMSLLAAGRTEDAYRLIRQDNPFPAVCGRVCTHPCEDHCRRAQVDEPLAICSVKRFIGDYALRDEYNVPLVEPRPATGKRISVIGAGPSGLTCAYYLANMGHEVHVYESESVAGGVLYWGIPEYRLPKAVLQKEIHAIERSGVQIHLNTRIGSDITFEDMKKQSDAVYIASGTQVSRLLDVPGEDLKGVESGLGFLKRIGLKKDMSVPNKLVVIGGGSTAMDVARTAVRLGTSEVTVIYRRSEKEMPAGKDEIIEAREEGVKLIAMASPVEFLGADGKVTGIHLVRRKETDYGSDGRRRTAHIPDSDFFLECDGIVTAINQDVDHQVYRTTHVEVAKNGKLDIGRFTSETGESGVFAGGDVSPWGANVVIHAIADGKKAAMKIDQYLGGKGELNMGEWFDIPEIADIEVNEPHKRFPTRCLSVEERKDNFREVNCGFHKLDAMGEALRCLHCDRR, encoded by the coding sequence ATGGATGCAGTAAAAAACCGTGATGATTTATTAAGCATAAAAGAAGAATATCTGAGACGGCAAAAGTCCTACCGGCGTCAGGTGCTGGTGTGCGGCGGAGCAGGGTGCATATCCTCTAACTGCGGGGAAGTAAGGGATGCGCTTATAAAGTCAGTGAGTACATATAAGCTGGATGATGAGGTTAAGGTCATGGTCACCGGATGTATGGGTACATGCGCCATGGGTCCCGTCATCCTGGTTGAGCCGGAGGGAATCTTCTACACAAAGATGAATCCTGAAAAGGCAGAGGACGTGGTGGCCAGGCATCTTCTGAAGGATGAGGTGTGCGAGGAATATACATATTTTGACGAGGACGAGGGAGTCCATGTGCCGAGGATGGAGGATATTCCGTTCTTCAAGGGCCAGGTACGTGTGGCGCTGAGAAACTGCGGACACATGGAGTATGCTTCCCTGGAGGCATACATATCCAGGGACGGATACGGCGCCCTGGCAAGAGCACTGTCGGAGATGACGCCGGCCCAGGTGGTGGAAGAGATGAAGGCTGCCGGCCTCAGAGGGCGCGGCGGCGCCGGATTCCCTACCGGAGTGAAGTGGGAAGCAGGTATGAAGGCTGTGTCTGAGGACGGACGCAAATTCATGGTCTGCAATGCGGATGAGGGGGATCCCGGCGCATTTATGGACAGAAGCATCCTGGAGGGCGACCCGCACAGCATTATCGAGGGCATGATGTTAGGAGGATATGCCATAGGAGCCTCCAAGGGTTATGTATATGTGAGGGCAGAGTATCCCATAGCAGTGGAGCGGCTGGGCAATGCCATTGACCAGGCCAGGAAAGCGGGCATTCTGGGAGAGAATGTGATGGGAAGCGGTTTTTCCTTTGACCTGGAAATCCGTATCGGCGCAGGCGCCTTTGTCTGCGGCGAGGAAACCTCCCTTCTGGCGTCCATCGAGGGAAAAAGGGGAGAGCCAAGGCAGAAGCCGCCGTTCCCCTTTGAAAAGGGCTTGTTTGAAAGTCCCACCATCATTAACAATGTGGAAACCCTGGCAAATGCAGCGCCCATTATTCTGAACGGCTCACAGTGGTACAGGGGATTCGGCACGGAAAAGAGCGCGGGCACAAAGGTATTTGCCCTGGCGGGAGATATTGTCAATGCAGGTATTATCGAGGTTCCCATGGGTACGATTCTGGGAGATATCATATACAAGATTGGCGGCGGAATCATTGGGGGCAAAAAATTCAAGGCCATTCAGTCCGGCGGTCCCTCCGGCGGATGTCTGACCAAGACACATCTGAACACGCCTGTGGATTATGAATCCCTGTCCAGCCTGGGGGCAATCATGGGTTCCGGCGGACTCATTGTCATGAATGAGGATACCTGTATGGTGGATACAGCGCGGTATTTCATGGACTTTATCTGCGATGAATCCTGCGGTAAATGCCTTCCCTGCCGCAACGGCACCAGAAGAATGCTGGAAATACTGGAGCGCATCACCGAGGGAAAGGGGCAGCCTGAGGACCTGGAGCTTCTGGAGGAGCTGGCCGGAACCATTCAGCAGACAGCCATGTGCGGCCTGGGACAGACAGCGCCCAATCCTGTCCTGTCCACCCTTAAATATTTCCGCAGCGAATACGAGGCCCACATCTATGAGAAGCATTGCAGCGCAGGCGTCTGCGCCGAGCTTCAGACCTCACCCTGCCGCAATGCATGTCCTGCCAATGTATTTATACCCGGATATATGTCCCTGCTGGCAGCCGGCAGAACAGAGGACGCGTACCGCCTGATTCGGCAGGATAACCCGTTCCCGGCAGTGTGCGGACGTGTCTGTACCCATCCATGCGAGGACCATTGCCGGCGCGCCCAGGTGGATGAGCCTCTGGCTATCTGCAGCGTGAAGCGTTTCATCGGAGATTATGCGCTGCGGGATGAGTACAATGTGCCTCTGGTTGAACCCAGACCGGCTACCGGAAAACGTATATCCGTTATCGGAGCAGGTCCTTCAGGCCTTACATGCGCTTACTATCTGGCGAATATGGGCCATGAGGTACATGTGTATGAGTCAGAATCTGTGGCAGGGGGCGTTCTGTACTGGGGCATTCCGGAGTACCGTCTGCCAAAGGCCGTGCTGCAGAAGGAGATTCATGCCATTGAGAGGAGCGGTGTGCAGATTCACCTGAATACCAGGATAGGATCTGACATTACCTTTGAGGATATGAAGAAACAGTCGGATGCAGTGTACATTGCTTCCGGAACCCAGGTATCCAGGCTGCTTGATGTGCCGGGAGAGGACCTTAAGGGCGTGGAAAGCGGGCTTGGATTCTTAAAGCGCATCGGCCTTAAGAAGGATATGTCCGTGCCCAACAAGCTGGTGGTAATCGGCGGCGGCAGCACGGCCATGGACGTGGCCAGGACCGCGGTGCGTCTGGGAACCTCAGAAGTAACTGTAATTTACCGCAGGTCTGAGAAGGAGATGCCTGCCGGAAAGGATGAAATCATCGAGGCCAGGGAAGAAGGCGTGAAGCTGATTGCCATGGCGTCGCCGGTGGAATTCCTGGGAGCCGATGGAAAAGTGACAGGCATTCACCTGGTCCGCAGGAAAGAGACTGATTATGGAAGCGACGGGCGCAGGCGCACGGCCCATATTCCGGATTCTGACTTTTTCCTGGAGTGCGACGGCATCGTTACAGCCATCAACCAGGATGTGGATCATCAGGTTTACCGCACCACTCATGTGGAGGTGGCTAAGAACGGTAAGCTGGATATCGGCAGGTTTACATCTGAGACAGGAGAGTCAGGCGTGTTTGCAGGAGGCGATGTAAGCCCATGGGGCGCCAATGTTGTGATTCACGCCATTGCGGACGGCAAGAAAGCTGCCATGAAGATTGATCAGTACCTTGGAGGCAAGGGCGAGCTGAATATGGGCGAGTGGTTTGATATACCTGAGATAGCGGATATTGAAGTCAATGAACCTCATAAGCGTTTCCCGACTAGGTGTCTGTCTGTGGAGGAGCGCAAGGACAATTTCAGGGAAGTGAACTGCGGATTCCACAAGCTGGATGCCATGGGCGAGGCTCTCAGGTGCCTGCACTGCGACAGGAGATAG
- the nuoE gene encoding NADH-quinone oxidoreductase subunit NuoE translates to MGENTHACCCDHSEEALLKRIGELAAEYRGKEGSLIQVLHMAQGIYGYLPLEVQKVIADALDISLAEVSGVVTFYSFFSTQPRGEHTIRVCLGTACYVRGGKKIVERLKELLDVEIGETTADRRFTFEVARCIGACGLAPAMSIDDQVYKQVNPDKLEQILERYYEEEGQE, encoded by the coding sequence ATGGGTGAAAACACACATGCATGCTGCTGTGACCACAGTGAAGAAGCGCTGTTAAAGCGGATTGGCGAGTTGGCGGCAGAGTACAGGGGGAAAGAGGGAAGTCTGATACAGGTCCTTCATATGGCGCAGGGAATATATGGTTATCTGCCTCTGGAGGTCCAGAAGGTCATAGCAGACGCTCTGGATATCAGTCTGGCAGAGGTATCGGGGGTAGTGACGTTTTATTCTTTCTTTTCTACCCAGCCCAGAGGAGAACACACCATACGTGTCTGTCTGGGGACGGCCTGCTATGTAAGGGGCGGGAAGAAAATCGTAGAGCGGTTAAAGGAACTGCTGGATGTGGAAATAGGTGAGACCACGGCGGACAGAAGGTTTACCTTTGAGGTGGCCAGATGTATCGGGGCCTGCGGTCTGGCTCCGGCCATGTCAATTGACGACCAGGTTTACAAACAGGTAAATCCTGACAAACTGGAACAGATTCTGGAACGCTACTATGAAGAGGAGGGGCAGGAGTAA